One Lactobacillus crispatus DNA segment encodes these proteins:
- a CDS encoding cyclic-di-AMP receptor, producing the protein MKLVIAIVQKEDSNDLQRAFVQNDFRATKLATSGGFLSQGNTTFLVGCDDDKVDDVLKIIKEQSRAREEIATPHMVSTGYEITQPLKVTVGGATCFVVPVDEFKRF; encoded by the coding sequence ATGAAGTTAGTAATTGCAATTGTGCAAAAAGAAGACTCTAATGATTTACAACGGGCCTTTGTTCAAAATGATTTTCGTGCTACTAAGTTAGCAACTTCAGGTGGTTTTTTAAGTCAAGGAAATACTACCTTTTTAGTAGGTTGTGATGACGATAAAGTAGACGATGTATTAAAGATTATTAAGGAACAGTCTCGAGCAAGAGAGGAAATTGCAACACCACATATGGTTTCAACTGGGTATGAAATTACACAGCCTTTGAAAGTGACAGTCGGTGGTGCAACTTGTTTTGTTGTTCCAGTTGATGAGTTTAAACGCTTCTGA